AAGCTGTTACAGGTAGGTTCTTGGGTTATGGGAATGCATGTAAACTTGTTTATAATTTGTAGTCTCGGTGCGTTGAAGAATGTACCGAAATCGATGTTCAAAGACATGCAGCAATTCCAGCTGGTAAAGGGTATACGTGGCAGTTTGACTATGATAAATTATTTGATTCATTcaatctacctgaggatgactctgAGGATGAAGAGATTGCTGCACAAATGATGTATAACATGCGTATCTCTGCTGAACGTATGTCTGATGTGCGTGTGCAATCTCAGGTACCAACTTTGGTTGAAGAAAGAGCACCGGTGAAAGGGCCAAATAATGATGAAATAGATTCTGATGATTCAGGTCCCGCGTTAGAGGAATCGACATTACAATCTAAGGGGGAGGAGTTGTATCTTGATGAGGTTTATGAGGATGTAGTACATGAGGAACCTATTCAAACAGTGAATGTGGATCCTTAACAAACCAATACAGATGATTCTAATGAAACAGACGGACTAAGACAGTCCAGTAGAACGGTATCGCTCCTTAAATGTTTTGATGACTATGTTGTTGACCCTGCATGTGTTTCAGGTGCTAATACAGGTGAATCTTCTGCTTCGGAAGGGAGAGTTACACCCTCTGCAAATATTGATACTGCTTTTTATACTCAACTGAATCAGACCAGAAGAATCTTCAGGAATGTGCACTGTTGCTTTGTGTTGCAAATCAAACTTGAAGACGTTAAAGATGCATTGCAGTATGATGAGTGGCTTTCAGCTATGCAGGAGGAACTTCAACAGTTCAATCACTTTGGTGTTTCAGGCTGTAAACCATATGGCCTGAAGTGGGTATTGAAAAATAAGATGGATGATCAAGGAATCGTGATCCGAAACAAAGAAAGATTGGTTGTTCGAGGATATCAGCAAATACCAGAAATAGATTATGAAGAAGTCTATGCTCCAATTGCTAGACTGGAGGATATTTGAATGTTTTTGGCTTTTGCTTCATGGAAAGggtttaaagtttttcagatggatgtaaAGAGTGCATTCTTGTATGGCACTCTTCAAGAAACGGTGTATGTGACTCAGCTGCCCGGTTTTGTTGATCCACATCATCCAGAAAAGGTGTATCTCTTAGAAAAGGCATTGTATCGTCTTCACcaagccccaagagcttggtatgCCACTCTGTCAAACTATATGATAGAGAAAGGATTTAGACGAGGAGTCATCGATCAGACTCTCTTTATCAAAGAAAGGGGCAGCGATATAATGTAGGTACATGTATATGTAGACGATATCATCTTTGGGTCAACATATCAGAAAATAGTTGATGAGTTTCAGGATGTAATGCAGAAATGATTCAAGATGAGTTCACTAGGGGCCATTAATTTCTTTTTAGGGTTGCAGGTTGATCAAACAGAAAAAGGCATTTTTCTACATCAATCGAAGTATGTAGCTGACATCTTGAGCCGATTCAAGATTGAAGATGAACGAATTGCCAAGAATCCTCTTTGGGTGAATCACATGATTACACCGAAAAATACTGGGGCAAAAGTCAATCCAACTATATACAGGGCTATTATTGGTTCTTTGATGTATCTTACAGCATCTCGCCCAGATATCATGTTAGCAACTTGTTTGTGCTTTCATTATCAAGCACAACTGAACGTGAATCATATGTTAGCAGCAAAGAAGATCATGCGTTATCTAAAGGGAACTCCAAGTTTGGGCTTATGGTATCCGTGTAAGTATGGGTTTGATCTAACGGCAtacagtgattctgactatgggGATTGTAAAAGAGATTTCAAATCGACCTTTGGTGGTTTTCAGTTTCTTGGTAGCATGTTCGTAAGTTGGCAGTGTAAGAAACAAACGGCAGTCGCGCAATCAACATGTGAGGCTAAATATATTGCTGCTGCAAGTTGTATGTCTCAAGTTGTCTGGATTCAACAACAGCTTCGGTattacggtttgcaaatttctaacactcctatatatgttgataatactgctgctattgctgtTACTAAAAACCTTGTTAATCATTCTAAGACCAAATACATAGGGATCAAGTACCATTTCATTAGGGACTGTTATGAAAAGAAACTAATAGATGTCCTACAAATAGGTACAACAACCCAAAGGGCTGATTTGTTTACCAAAGCGTTTGACCAACCTCGTTACCTATTCCTGTTAAATGTGTTAGGAGTGTAAGACAGGGCCGAGGTTGTGTCTGATAGGGAGTTATTGAAGTAACCATCCAAtctgtatcatttgtatatttgcaTTTGCATTTTGCATCATTTTTGCATGTTACTTAGTTATTTTCTGTTTTGCATgatcattttattttctgttatgCATTTTAAAGTTGAAAAACCAAAAAGATTGTGTTTGTTTGCTTTCTGTTACGTAGAATAGTTGAGAAAATTGCTTCAtcagaaaataaaaaaaacatTGAAAAATGAAAAAGCCATAAAAATTTGAAAAATCAGAAAATGAGAAGTTGCTATGTGAAAATGAGAAATGATTGTATTACTGAACTTGCATGTTAATCGTTCTGCGTAAAAAAAAGTAAGTAGTACATGATTAGTTAATGAATGTTGATAAATTTTGAGGATTGAATTTTGGAATGAGAGGATCActtaagcataaagtaaataatcttGGCAAGGAAATCGCGAAAAGGTTTACAGCGGTCGATGGTAGTCACCTAACTATCACTGAGAATGTACTGAGAAATGATCGTTTCGGAACTCaccagacggttgaggtctcccctactacgatttatactctagtGAAGGATTGCTAAGTAAGTCCACAAGGTAAGTTTACTTTGTTTGAACCTATaccagtttctatttacctttatggCTTGGGCCGAAATGCATCATTAGGTTAGTCAGGTATCCAAAGGGGGTGTTCTCACTATGAACGAGTCGAAAAGTGCAATTATGTATCACAGACATATCATCGATCTGAGAATGTATTAAAGGGGACTACTTCAACGCCAAAGATTAAAGCTGAAGTGTGATTCACCTTAAAATGTGGGGCATCATCATCTAAGTTGTAATTTTGATTTCATGTATGGTTTATTTTAATTTATGTTGAAAAAGCTAAAGCGCAACAtcagaaaatcaaaaaaaaaaaggtGTATGGATGTTTTATTTTATTCATGTATATATGATTATATGGATGTCAATAAAGATGGTGCACTACATCCACAACAAAGATTCAGGAATATCAAAGTTTAGACTTCGTGTCTATCAATCAATTGAATTCTATTTGAATGAGGAAGATGATCAAACAATGTGCTGATCAGAACGAATTAAGTTATCTATATCCGAGGGGGAGAAGTGCCAGAGTTTCAGATCTAGAAAACTCAAATCATTCTGTCTATCCTTGAAGTCATCACTTAGCAGGAGTTGCTTATCATCTAGAGGGCCGTTACATCTATTGTCTGTGATATGGGTTGTGCCGATTGATCTAGATAGctggtgtgatgccccgtacaaaaccattgtgtacaaatcatcaacacaggatcattacaaggttaagtactatatgttgtaattaaagaagttgcattcacgatagaaagatgacgtcataatcgacatcaaatgttttacaccaacagtatgcttctacgaatagcaagcatgaataaatgtatgtaacccttaggtcgttacaaaacatagtttcaaatgtattaaagtttgaatgcaagataaagagttcatgcggtgataacactagagcagcgggtgtctacggcaagactagtacacagtggaagcaaccttaagcacctgagaaaaacatgcttaaaaatgtcaacacaaaggttggtgagctatagtttaagtataacagtatgtaaggtaggccactagatttcagtgctacaaagagcgtttcaa
This window of the Rutidosis leptorrhynchoides isolate AG116_Rl617_1_P2 chromosome 7, CSIRO_AGI_Rlap_v1, whole genome shotgun sequence genome carries:
- the LOC139859415 gene encoding secreted RxLR effector protein 161-like yields the protein MSSLGAINFFLGLQVDQTEKGIFLHQSKYVADILSRFKIEDERIAKNPLWVNHMITPKNTGAKVNPTIYRAIIGSLMYLTASRPDIMLATCLCFHYQAQLNVNHMLAAKKIMRYLKGTPSLGLWYPCKYGFDLTAYSDSDYGDCKRDFKSTFGGFQFLGSMFVSWQCKKQTAVAQSTCEAKYIAAASCMSQVVWIQQQLRYYETVIWQQPVAEVAVVSGGEQQQRSSNNGDGVGSS